A genomic segment from Vicia villosa cultivar HV-30 ecotype Madison, WI unplaced genomic scaffold, Vvil1.0 ctg.003290F_1_1, whole genome shotgun sequence encodes:
- the LOC131640735 gene encoding inositol-3-phosphate synthase — protein sequence MFIENFKVESPNVKYTETEIQSVYNYETTELVHENRNGTYQWIVKPKTVKYEFKTETHVPKLGVMLVGWGGNNGSTLTGGVIANREGISWATKDNIQQANYFGSLTQASAIRVGSFQGEEIHAPFKSLLPMVNPDDIVFGGWDISNMNLADAMARARVFDIDLQKQLRPYMESMVPLPGIYDPDFIAANQGERANNVIKGTKREQINQIIKDIREFKEANKVDRVVVLWTANTERYSNLVVGLNDTTENLFAAVDRNESEISPSTLFGIACVLENVPFINGSPQNTFVPGLIDLAIKNNSLIGGDDFKSGQTKMKSVLVDFLVGAGIKPTSIVSYNHLGNNDGMNLSAPQTFRSKEISKSNVVDDMVNSNAILYAPGEHPDHVVVIKYVPYVGDSKRAMDEYTSEIFMGGKNTIVLHNTCEDSLLAAPIILDLVLLAELSTRIQFKSEAENKFHTFHPVATILSYLTKAPLVPPGTPVVNALSKQRAMLENIMRACVGLAPENNMILEYK from the exons ATGTTTATCGAGAATTTCAAGGTTGAGAGTCCAAATGTGAAGTACACAGAAACTGAGATTCAATCTGTGTATAACTATGAAACCACTGAACTCGTTCATGAAAACAGAAATGGCACTTACCAGTGGATTGTGAAACCTAAAACTGTTAAATATGAATTTAAAACCGAAACTCATGTTCCTAAATTGGG GGTAATGCTTGTGGGATGGGGTGGAAACAACGGTTCTACCCTTACCGGTGGTGTGATTGCTAATCGAGA GGGTATTTCATGGGCAACGAAAGATAATATTCAACAAGCCAATTACTTTGGTTCTCTTACTCAAGCTTCAGCTATTCGTGTTGGATCTTTCCAAGGAGAGGAAATTCATGCTCCCTTCAAGAGCTTGCTTCCAATG GTCAACCCTGATGACATTGTTTTTGGTGGATGGGATATCAGTAACATGAACCTTGCTGATGCCATGGCCCGGGCCAGGGTTTTCGACATTGATTTGCAGAAGCAATTGAGGCCTTATATGGAATCCATGGTTCCACTCCCCGGTATCTATGACCCGGATTTCATTGCTGCCAATCAAGGTGAACGTGCAAATAATGTTATTAAGGGTACAAAGAGAGAACAAATTAACCAAATCATCAAAGACATTAG GGAATTTAAGGAAGCAAACAAAGTGGACAGGGTTGTTGTTCTCTGGACTGCCAACACAGAGAGGTACAGTAATTTAGTTGTGGGACTCAATGACACCACAGAGAACCTTTTTGCTGCTGTGGACAGAAATGAGTCTGAGATTTCTCCTTCCACCCTGTTTGGCATTGCTTGTGTTTTGGAAAATGTTCCTTTCATTAATGGAAGCCCTCAGAATACTTTTGTTCCAG GGCTTATTGATCTTGCCATCAAGAACAACAGCTTGATCGGTGGTGACGACTTCAAGAGTGGTCAGACCAAAATGAAATCTGTGTTGGTTGATTTCCTTGTAGGAGCTGGTATCAAG CCAACATCAATAGTGAGTTACAATCATCTTGGAAACAATGATGGTATGAACCTCTCCGCACCCCAAACCTTCCGCTCCAAGGAAATCTCCAAGAGCAATGTTGTTGACGATATGGTCAACAGCAACGCCATCCTCTATGCCCCTGGTGAACATCCTGACCATGTTGTAGTCATTAAG TATGTGCCTTACGTCGGAGACAGCAAGAGAGCCATGGATGAGTATACTTCAGAAATATTCATGGGCGGAAAGAACACTATTGTGTTGCACAACACATGTGAGGATTCCCTCTTGGCTGCCCCTATTATCTTGGACTTGGTTCTTCTTGCTGAGCTCAGTACTAGAATTCAGTTCAAATCTGAAGCTGAG AACAAGTTTCACACATTCCACCCTGTTGCTACCATCCTCAGTTATCTGACCAAGGCTCCTCTG GTTCCACCAGGCACACCAGTGGTGAATGCGTTGTCCAAGCAGCGAGCGATGCTGGAAAATATCATGAGAGCTTGTGTTGGGTTGGCTCCAGAAAACAACATGATCCTCGAGTACAAGTGA